The Littorina saxatilis isolate snail1 linkage group LG13, US_GU_Lsax_2.0, whole genome shotgun sequence genome contains a region encoding:
- the LOC138946169 gene encoding complement C1q tumor necrosis factor-related protein 3-like, with amino-acid sequence MSAFKATATLRVSFHARLTASFTGTGTLSPFTVITNEGDAFNGTTGTFTAPRNGTYFFAASAGTESNDQWVVMHLQKDGVDVSRAYTGQYSGYHTMGSVQATLYLTAGQRVWLHSDSPSSYYHPSFTSFTGFLIHADD; translated from the exons atgtcagcctttaaag CCACAGCCACACTACGAGTCAGTTTCCACGCCAGGCTGACCGCATCCTTCACCGGCACCGGAACTCTCTCGCCGTTCACTGTCATCACCAACGAGGGGGACGCCTTCAATGGAACAACAGGGACCTTCACAGCACCAAGGAACGGGACATACTTCTTTGCGGCGTCAGCGGGAACAGAGAGCAATGACCAGTGGGTTGTCATGCACCTGCAGAAGGACGGTGTGGACGTGTCACGGGCTTACACAGGACAATATTCAGGTTACCACACGATGGGATCGGTGCAGGCCACGCTCTACCTCACGGCGGGTCAACGCGTCTGGTTGCACAGTGATTCACCAAGTTCATACTATCACCCCTCCTTCACCTCCTTCACTGGATTCCTGATCCACGCCGACGACTAG